In Sphaeramia orbicularis chromosome 12, fSphaOr1.1, whole genome shotgun sequence, the following proteins share a genomic window:
- the LOC115429554 gene encoding uncharacterized protein DDB_G0271670 translates to SGSSSSSSSSSSSSSNSSSNSSSSSSSSSSSSSSSSSSSSSSSSSSSSSSSSSSSSSSSSSSNSSSSSSSSSSSSSSSSSSSSSSSSSSSSSSSSSSSSSSSSSSSSSSSSSSSSSSSSSSSSSSSSSSSSSSSSSSSSSSSSSSSSSSSSSSSSSSSSSSSSSSSSSSSSSSSSSSSSSSSSSSSSSSSSSSSSSSSSSSSSSSSSSSSSSSSSSSSSSSSSSSSSSSSSSSSSSSSSSSSSSSSSSSSSSSSSSSSSSSSSSSSSSSSSSSSSSSSSSSSSSSSSSSSSSSSSSSSSSSSSSSSSSS, encoded by the coding sequence agtggcagtagtagcagtagtagtagtagtagtagtagtagtagtaatagtagtagtaatagtagtagcagtagtagtagtagtagtagtagtagtagtagtagtagtagtagcagcagtagtagtagtagtagtagtagtagcagtagtagtagtagtagtagtagtagcagtagtagtagtagtaatagtagcagcagtagcagcagtagtagtagtagtagcagtagtagtagtagcagtagtagcagcagtagtagtagtagtagtagtagtagtagcagtagtagtagtagtagtagtagcagcagtagcagtagcagtagtagtagcagtagtagtagtagtagtagtagcagcagtagcagtagtagtagcagtagtagtagtagtagtagcagtagcagtagtagtagtagtagtagtagtagtagtagtagtagcagcagtagtagtagtagtagtagtagtagtagcagtagcagtagtagtagtagtagtagtagtagtagtagcagtagtagtagtagtagtagtagtagtagcagtagtagtagtagtagtagcagcagtagcagtagtagtagtagtagtagtagtagtagtagtagtagcagtagtagtagtagtagtagtagtagcagtagtagtagtagtagtagcagtagtagtagtagtagtagtagcagcagtagcagtagcagtagtagtagcagtagtagtagtagtagtagtagtagcagtagtagtagtagtagtagtagtagtagcagcagtagcagtagcagtagtagtagcagtagtagtagtagtagtagtagtagcagtagtagtagtagtagcagtagtagtagtagtagtagtagtagtagtagtagtagcagtagtagcagtagtagtagtagtagtagtagtagtagtagtagt